GTCCTTTTCAGTTGGTCCTTTTCAGTTGGTCCTTTTCAGTTGGTCCTTTTCAGTTGGTCCTTTTCAGTTGATTCTGAGCAACACGAAGCATCTCTAACACACTACACGATGGCACCAGTACCGCGAGAACGGGAGGTCATCACCATCTTCCCGCCGGCGTCATTCTGAGCGAAGCGAAGAATCTATCTTGTCATCGCCCATAGTAAGCCGAGTAAGAACATCGTCAGATTCGATAAACCTTCCAATAGCTTATTGCTGACTCGAGGCGTTGAACTTCGCTACCTTGATACACCCCAGTCTTTGTAAATGCAAAGCCCGAAGCCTATGCGCACATTAAAAACAGATGTCGGTCCAAATCAAAAAGGAGGAATAAATAGGCACCGGAAAAACTGTGTCAGCCGTACAGCAATGTCATGGTCGCGCTCGAAGACCGATAGCCAATTCTTTTAGTTACCGAGATCTTACAATCCAATTAAAAAATGGTTATCCAAAGTAAGAATTCGGAAACCACCGCTAGGATATCCGAATCGCTAACACGGACACCACCTTTCAAAGGAGGGAATCGATGAAAACCATCATCCTAGGACTAGTATTCTCACTCACCTCAACTTCTGCCATGGCAGAGAGAAATTTTTCATTCGACATTCTCGCTGGCCAAGCCGAACAAGCGCTTGTCTCGCCAGTGGCGCCAGCTGCCTTTAACATAAGCGGCGACGATCTGTCGTTCGGGCTCCGCGGAGGCTACAGGTTCAGCGATCACTTAGGTGCGGAGATCGCATATCATGACTACGGTGGTGCGGTGCAGACCCGAGTAGATTCAGCGCTCTACGTTATTGATGATGAGAGTAATCTCACCGCAATCAATCTAGGCCTTGTCGGAATGTTCTCCATAGGAGACAGGCTAAGCATCAATGCTAGAGCAGGCATTGCTGTTTGGGAGTTGGCACTTAGGCGTCGTGACACGGCGTTTCCTGGGCAAGTATTTAGAACAGGAACTGACGGCGAGGATCCCTACGTGGGCATTGGTCTTGCATATAAGATATCTGAGCGACTTTCTATGGGTGTCGAGTACGCATGGACGGACGTAAATCACAAATTTATATTCATGAGTGGCAACAGCATTGAAGGTACCAATGACCTGCGAAACCTGTCTTTCACAGTCGGTTCTCGGTTCTAGAGGTTAGATCGGTTAGATGGACACTCATCCCAATCAAACAGGTTAGATGGACACCCATCCCAATCAAACAAGCATACCATCGTCATTCTGAGCGCAGCGAAGAATCCCCAGTATAGGAATTTAAGCTTCCTTCAGGGCTTACTTAGACTATGGGTCTCCACCTCGAAGTGCGCATCAATTACTCGACAGCAAGTGTTGAAACCAATCAGTATCGTGGATGTCCTGCGCAAGGAATTTTGCGCCGTTTTCGCTTAAGTGGTTTTCGTCAAAAATAATGACGTACCCATCTTTAGTGAGTCTTTGACAACCATGTGTGTTGCAGAAGCGATCGAGTAAATCGAAATAGATGTAGTCGTCCGCCAGCTCTTTTAGTTGCGTGTTGATTTCGACTGTTTTTGGGTGCGGCGGTGTTCTCAACTCATGCGACTGAGGAGAAAAAGCGTGGCGGCTAACGAACTGTATGCCATTGTTTATCTGCACCTTGGACCCAAGCACCATCACCTTCGCTTTGGTCAGGCTTTTGAGGTGCGCGACTGTTTTGGGTATCGCGTTAACTTGATTTAAGTGCCACAGGTGACTGGCTAACACGATGCTGTCAGCGGCTTTAAACAAGTGTAGTTGCTCAAGAACCCTCGCGTGCTCGCGTTCACAGCGTGTGGCGGCGCCGCCATAAAGTCGTTGATACTGATTGCTCGAGAACCCAAACAGACTCTTGCAGTTGTCCCCAATTATCACGGCGGCGATGTCTAATTGATGGTCAGCGTCGGCGGCAATTAACACGTTGACTAAATCGGCCGCCATACTGTCACCGATAATCAGAACTTTGTTGCGATTATCGTTTTTAAAGCCATTCTCAAGACGCTTAATGTTGGCCCAAAAGAAGTCGGTGTAGTCGCCTTTTTGGTAGCTAAGCTGTGCGACAACGTCGGCCGGGTGGCGCCACAACCAGCCTTTCGACGTCACCGCGTTTAGACTGATTGCAACAGTGAGTAACGCGGCGAGTGTGGAGGCCAGTAGAAAAGGTCGGTTTGGTGATGAGTTGGAGTTGGTAGCACCAACTTTTATTTTCCTAAATGGTTGTTCAATGTACCGAACCATCAGATAGGCAAGCAGCACTGAGACGACGATCAACATGGCCGTATCCAATAGTGTGAGGTCGCGCGCAATCCAATAGGTGTAAAACACAATCATCGGCCAATGAATTAGATACAGCGAATAGCTTATTAAGCCCAGGCCTACCATGCCCCGATTAGACACAATCCAACTTAATCGATGCTTAGCGCCGCTGTAGATCATGAGCGCCGCGCCCAAGGTTGGTATCAACGCAGTCACGGACGGGAAAATCATTTTGCTGTTGAGCAGAAGAAACGAGCTCAATACCATGACGAGACCGATGGCAAAAAGACCCTCGGCGACAATCCGGCGTTGCGGGCCCCTGGTCCAAACCAGTAACGCCCCAATCACAAACTCAAATACGCGAAACGGCAGCCAGTAAAACGCAGTGGCGGCGGCACTGAGCGTCGTCTCACTGTCGGTCGAAGTCAACCATGCTAGCAGCCCGCTGTTGTCACTGAATAGTGCGATGTTCAACAGCAGACTTGCTACCCCCAACAGCAATACAACGATGGGTATGAATGACTTTCGTTTAATCGCAAATAGGCCGGTCAAGAGCGCCGGCCAAATTAAATAAAACTGCTCCTCGACTGACAAAGACCAAGTGTGCAACAGCGGCTTGAATGCGACGTCGGCGTCAAAGTAATCGCTGAGGTTCCAAAAGAAAATATTACTGACACTGAAAATTGCCGCGACTAAAGACTGCGCAAACTCAATAAGGTGCGTTGGCGAAAACAGCCAATACGCAAAGACCATGCAAAACAGAAAGGTGGCTAACAATGCGGGTAGCAGTCTGCGGATGCGGCGAACGTAAAAGTGCTTAAAACTAAACCTACCAGTCTCTATCAATTCCGAATGAATGAGTTTGGTGATCAAGTAGCCGCTGATGACAAAGAAAATATCAACGCCAACAAAGCCACCTGGCAACCACGTTTCTTGCAAGTGGTAGAGCACCACACTCGCCACCGCGATGGCGCGTAATCCGTCTATATCTGGGCGGTATGTGAGCATTGTTAAAACGAAAAGCTGGAGGTGGGCTTAGGAGTGAAACGACTCGGGCAAGAATAGCTTAAAACAGTGATCTAAACTGAGTTGTTTGGGTTTTGTTGTAGGCGTCGAAGCAGTTTAGCGAAGAATCTGCAACCAAATTCACTTACAGGCTATTGACAGTTTTGCCTAAATGCCGAGTAAGCGGCTTAGCAGACCTTGAGGCTGGTTAACTTTTGATCAGGCAAATATCCGCGACATGAGAAAGTACACTAGGCGAAAGTATGCAGCACAACAGCAAAGAGATAATGCGGCCAAGGCACACGCACGAGGTCTTAACTGAGTTACCGCTCCATACAGAAGAACCAAAGTACCGAATAGCAACCCACCATGACTCAATACCAAGAACGAAATAGAAAATGCCTTGAAGCCTGCTACGCTGCTAATGAATCCCTCAATTTTCGGGATTTCCATGTATTTGATTAGTACAATGCATAGCATTATTAACTGCATTGAAATTGACCACGCGCTCAGTGCACATAGTCCTATTATTTCGACCTTACTCGACTTCATGCGACGGAAACTCAGACCTTACCAAACTCAGAGATGAAACTTGAAACTTAGACATATATGGATACCTCCCTACTGTCAAGCCAAGCAGCGGCCTGACTCTCACTCAGTGAGCCGTTAGCTTGGATTAATCACGGATTGCCGACGACCAGGGGTCGAGTTGCGCTGACATATGTACGGTTTCTAACTGCTCGCGTTTGTTCGAGCGAACCTTGATGATGATCCGCACCTGAGCGGTCTAAACACCCACACAGCGTCGTGCGCCTTGTCCATCACAGACTCAGCTCAGGCGGGACTAACTCTTAACTCATCGTTATTAGAAATGGACACCCATTCAATTCGGTACTGACAAAGCTTAGTATACGAGCTGTGATAGGAAACCGCTCTTTCGAAAGTAGCTGTCCAGGTTTACACGAGAATATTCATAGAGCACCACATTTTGCGGCACTCATTTCTTTAAAGGGTTTGTTGTCCTTTAGACTGGCAAAACCACCCATCATTGGACAGACAAAACCCTTGTCATCATTTGGATCAATACCCTCAAGGTAATAGGAAACGGATACGACCCATCTTTCTAATTCTTTAAGTTCCCCAGTCACACTCGTCACTTGGTATTTATTGTGCGAATTAGTGCTCAGCTCCATTGAAATATTTTCTTCCTCTTTACCCATGTTGCGAATCAGGGACATATCTTGGAATCTGAAGCCTTCATAATCAGTAGGAGTGAAAATTTTGAAAATATACTGCCCTTTTTCTGGCCTATACGGAATTGCAAAAATTTCGATCTCTGCGTTTACATTCTTTTCTTGTACACAATCAAGCCCGTAGCCAGGGCTTGGTAGTGCTAACAGTAAAGAAATAAGGCCGGCTTTTAAACTAGGATTCATTTTGAGAGTTGAGTGGATGTCCATTGATTACTTCGAATCTGCAATTTTCGAGCTTAGCGTAAAACAAGTTCAACAATATGAGCTGTTATGCCTTTGTTGCCAGATGCTCAAAACCTAGCAAGGCTGAAGGACTAAAAGAATCAAAATCCCACCTAGGCAATGCTTGCCAATTTTCACTATATAGGGTTAGTAGTTCTTTTAGACCATCGGGGTCTTGTATATTGAGCAAGCATTTAACTTTGTCGAAGTAGTCTCTTGATATAGAGCGCGCAAAAACTTCGAAAGC
Above is a window of Arenicella chitinivorans DNA encoding:
- a CDS encoding outer membrane beta-barrel protein produces the protein MKTIILGLVFSLTSTSAMAERNFSFDILAGQAEQALVSPVAPAAFNISGDDLSFGLRGGYRFSDHLGAEIAYHDYGGAVQTRVDSALYVIDDESNLTAINLGLVGMFSIGDRLSINARAGIAVWELALRRRDTAFPGQVFRTGTDGEDPYVGIGLAYKISERLSMGVEYAWTDVNHKFIFMSGNSIEGTNDLRNLSFTVGSRF
- a CDS encoding acyltransferase family protein — its product is MLTYRPDIDGLRAIAVASVVLYHLQETWLPGGFVGVDIFFVISGYLITKLIHSELIETGRFSFKHFYVRRIRRLLPALLATFLFCMVFAYWLFSPTHLIEFAQSLVAAIFSVSNIFFWNLSDYFDADVAFKPLLHTWSLSVEEQFYLIWPALLTGLFAIKRKSFIPIVVLLLGVASLLLNIALFSDNSGLLAWLTSTDSETTLSAAATAFYWLPFRVFEFVIGALLVWTRGPQRRIVAEGLFAIGLVMVLSSFLLLNSKMIFPSVTALIPTLGAALMIYSGAKHRLSWIVSNRGMVGLGLISYSLYLIHWPMIVFYTYWIARDLTLLDTAMLIVVSVLLAYLMVRYIEQPFRKIKVGATNSNSSPNRPFLLASTLAALLTVAISLNAVTSKGWLWRHPADVVAQLSYQKGDYTDFFWANIKRLENGFKNDNRNKVLIIGDSMAADLVNVLIAADADHQLDIAAVIIGDNCKSLFGFSSNQYQRLYGGAATRCEREHARVLEQLHLFKAADSIVLASHLWHLNQVNAIPKTVAHLKSLTKAKVMVLGSKVQINNGIQFVSRHAFSPQSHELRTPPHPKTVEINTQLKELADDYIYFDLLDRFCNTHGCQRLTKDGYVIIFDENHLSENGAKFLAQDIHDTDWFQHLLSSN